The Alteribacter populi genomic sequence CGATCGCCACATTCCCTGCTAGAACAAGGAGGTCGGCCCAGGAGATCTTGTTACCGTATTTCTGCTTAATCGGCCATAATAATCTGCGAGCTTTATCAAGGTTGCCGTTGTCAGGCCAGCTGTTTAGCGGAGCAAAGCGCTGTGCACCAGTTCCACCGCCACCTCGGCCATCACCAGTTCGATACGTACCAGCCGCATGCCAAGACATACGGATAAAGAATGGACCGTAATGTCCGTAGTCAGCAGGCCACCAATCTTGGCTGTCGGTCATTAATTCATTAAGGTCTTTCTTAAGTGCATCGTAATCTAATTCTTTAAACTCTTCGGAATAAATAAAATCTTCTTCCATAGGATTAGATTTTGTGTCATGCTGTTGCAAAATATTTAAGTTCAGCGCATTTGGCCACCAGTCTTTACTTGTCGTACCGCTAGATTTTTTGCTTGTAGAGCTTCCATGGAACGGGCAACTTTCAATGCTTTGCACGTCTTTGTTATCCATATTTCCCTCTCCTTTTGTGTATAATATAGTAAATAATTACCCCTCTAGTCGTAAGAATTTCACGACTCAGATTAGAATAATTATTTCCATGTTATCATTATAAAAAAATATTATTTAAAATGAAAGAAATAAAGCTTGTGAGAATAAAAGTATTTTGATTGCCCTAGCAAGAAGGAATGTTTTTTGTTAATATTCGATTTCGGCATTAAGGATCGAAATTCCTTCTTCTTCTGCTTATTGATGGGTAAAGAAGAATGAGAACCATCTCCACTTTCCCACGCTTCCAGACCAAAGTAGGAATAAGGTGTATGGGTGAAAGGGAACTACATAACCGTTTAGTCCATAATAAAAAGAGCAGGCATATAGCCTGCTCTTTATCTAAAATCATTTGCCAAAACTTTTGGTAGAAATAAGAGTATCCTACCCGTTATCTTGTGAATAAACAGGAAGTATATTGACTAGTCTCAATGAACCTAAGGACTAGTGGAAGAATTGGAGCTGATCATTCTTCACAACTTCCGTACAATGCAATTTTCCCCCGACAAGCAATGGAATTGTACGTCTGATGTAGTTAATCTCTCTACTTCTAACCGATTCCTTCCCGTGTGACCCATCACGGATACAATCGAAGATCAGGTGAGCAAACTCATGCTCAATCCTCCGCCAAGAACTAGGTTTATTCCGATTCTCTTCGGACATGCTCTAACCTCATCGTAAAGTATTTCCAGACTTCTTTGTCGCTACGTTCCTCAGGGGTTAGTTCTTCGTCCGGTTTTGCACCAAGAGTAAGTTGAAAGTCACCGCCATACTTTTCCTCAAGCTCGGCAGATTGATATACAAGGAAATCGAATTCATTTAGGTCAAGGTCGCTTTCCTCTAAATCACGTTCTCTTTGTATTTCACGCTCGTAAGACTCGATAATTTTGATAAGTGGAATAACCTTACCAGCAGGGTTCCGGTAGGAGGCGGTTTCAGGAATTCGAATGTGTTGTCCTTCTTTTGCACGCTCAATTCCAATGAAGCGACCTTCCTTAATCCACTTATTGATTGCTGTTTGAGACACATCAAAAAACTTTGCTAATTGCCCAGTTTTATAAGTCACAACTTCTTCTACGTAAGCGTCGTCACTAGCCAACTCAGCCCAGCGTTCCTTGATTTCTGATAGTAATTTTCGGACCTTTTCTGGATCACTCAAGATATAATTATTTACTTTGCTACTATCAATTTTGAAGCGCGGTGATTCTTCCAATAACTTTAAACAAGCCTTGAGAAATACAATGTTTGACTCGTTATCATTGATAATGTTTTTTTCGAATTTTTCCATGAATATGTTCTTTTCTTGGACATCCAATGACATATTGATCACCTCTCACCTCCAATCATACATAAACTGAAACCAAACTGAAACCCCTAGGCACTATTCTTTTCATATTTATTTTATTTATACCCTCTATTCTATGAATATGTGCATAGATAGAAAACATTCCTGAATCCTTTGATGCGCTATAGAAAATCCATGATAGGTTATGGTTAGATCCTTCATGCTGCTCCGATTTAGATTGAAAGAAAAATGAGCCTTATTGATTATTCGATAAGGCTCTTTGTATCGAAAATGTTTGTCGAAAAATAGGCCAATTTGTGAAACGTTGGCTGTTTTCATACCGTCAAATAGAGTAAGTAAAATTAAAAGGGGTTAGTGTAATGGTGGTAAATCGTTATTTTAAGATCATTTTTGTGTCTGTGCTCATTGTCGCTTTACTAGGCTCTTCCTATTGGATTGGATTTGCTGGAGATCAAGGAGAGGTTGAGGTTCTTCAACAAGATTTAGCTGAGGCGAAAATAGAAGTTGAAGAGTTAAAACAACAAGTTTCACAGTTTGATAAAGTGCGTGATGAAAACGATCAGCTAAAAAGTAGATTAGAAGATAGAGAGAGTCAAGTTAAAGATTTTGAAGAGACCATTGAAGAGTTGGAGGAAAAAATCGACCTGATTGAGAACGGTCTTTCAACAAAGGAACCTGAACCAGATGGCTCAAAAAAAGTATTTTTGACGTTTGATGATGGACCAACGGCTATCACAGAGGATATTGTGGATACGTTAAATGACTATGATGTAAATGGGACATTCTTTACGGTTGGTCAAAGGATGGAAGAGTCCCCTGAAATATCTCAGCGTACGTACGAAGAAGGGAACATGATATTGACTCACTCTTACACCCATGACTACTCGATCTATGAGAGTCTTGATTCGTTTTATGAAGACTTGCGTTTAGCTGAAGAGGCTTATGAAAATGTACTTGGGTTTGAGGCACCACAAATTCTTCGTTTTCCTGGAGGATCATCAAATCACAGTTCCTTTAATTACGGCGGAGAAGAATTCATGACAACGTTAACGGAGGATATAAAGGATAGAGGCTATCATTATATCGACTGGAATGTAACCTCGGGTGATGCGAGTGACATTTACGACCAGCCTGACGAGATGCTTAAGCAGATCAAAGCGACGAGTGCGGATCGAGATCTGGTCGTCCCTCTTTTTCATGACACAGCGCGAAACGAAGCAACAGCAGAAATCCTTCCTGAAGTGATTGAGTTTTACAAAGAGGAAGGCTATGAATTCCGAACCTTTGCTGACATTACAGACGAAGAGTTAAACGAGATGATGAATAAACAAATCGCAGATAAACCCGTCGTTCGCTAGGGATTTGAAGAAGCAAGATATTCGACATTAAGGACCATCAATAGTTGAAACCGTTATTAAGAATACACAATATTAATAGTGTATTCTTAATTTTTACATAAGGTGTTGGTTATGAGTTCATCTGTATAGGTATTTTCCCTTTTTAACATTTCCTTTTTCTAAAATTTAATAGTGATCTAGAAAAAAAGCACTATCAGAATGTTAATGAAAAATAAAAATATTTCATACTTCTGATGCAAAGATATTTATTTTGGAGACTAAAGTACTAAGGGGAATGGATATCGTTTTTTAGCTTACAGTGTCTTAATGTTATCTTAACGCGACCATAATAATAGATTGATAGAATCAAATCAGAATTAACGACTAGATATTTCACCATACTTTTATCAAAGGGGGCAAGTAATTACGTTTTTGAAATGTTTGCAAAACAAAAATACGTGGAGGCTGGATCTATGTTAAAAAAAGCGATGGTTGCAAAGTTAAGTGTGGCATTACTGATTATTGGCTTAGGGGTTAACGAGGGATGGACACAGGCAAGTCCACCAGGGCATGCTGGAAAACCTGGTCAACCGGGTCCACCTGATCATGCAGGTCCAAAGGAGAAGGTTGAAAATGTGATTTACTTCATTCCTGATGGCTACTCTGCTGGTTATAATGTGAACTATCGTCATTATAAAGAAGACTTGGGACCTGTTTGGGATGATTTTCTCACTGGGATGATGACCACTCATTCTAAGGATAATCGGATAACAGATTCCGCAGCAGCTGGAACCGCCATGGCTACTGGTGTGAAGACCAACAATGGTTTTGTCAGTCAAACTCCAGATGAAGAAAACTTGGAGACGATCCTTGAAGCCGCCGATCAAGCCGGTAAATCTACAGGCTTAGTCGCTACTTCTACGATTTCCCATGCCACTCCAGCGGTATTTGCCTCCCATGTAAATTCTCGTAACAATCAAGAGGAGATTGCCCGTCAGTACATTGATGAAGGCGTGGTAGATGTGTTCTTAGGCGGTGGTTTAGAGTACTTTTTACCTGAGAGTGAAGGTGGAAGACAAGAAGAGCGTCACCTCGTTAATGAAGCGATAGATCAAGGGTATCAATTCGTGGAAAATCGAGAGGAGCTACTAGAGATTGAAGAAGGGACTATTCTGGGTTTATTTGCAGATGATGCCATGAAACCTGAACTGCATCGAGAAGGAACAGGTCAACCGAGTATGGCTGAAATGACCAGCAGTGCAATTGACGTATTAAGCCAAAATGATGATGGATTTTTCCTTATGGTGGAAGGTAGTCAAATTGACTGGGCAGGTCATGCCAATGATGCGGCATGGGCCATGAGCGATACGGCTGCGTTTGAAGAAGCTGTAATTGACGCTTTAGAATTTGCCGATCAAGATGGGGAAACGCTAATTGTGATTGCCGGTGATCATGATACAGGTGGTATGACACTAGGAGGATATAATAGTAAGGGTTCAGATGTAGAAATCCTTCATGATGTAACTGCCACAGGAGATTATATGGCCGGACAACTAAATAGTGACCGTAGTAATGTAACAGACGTGGTGGAAGAATATGCAGCAATCACCCTTACAAACGAAGAAGCCCAATCTATTCAGCAATCGGATAACCCCAGCCTTGCTATTAATCAAACGATCAGTGATTATGCAGGAGTGGGATGGTCTACAACGAGTCACACAGGAATTGAAGTTCCTATCTATGCCTATGGCCCCGGTTCTGACCATTTTAGAGGTTTAATTGATAATACAGACGTTCCACAGACGATGGCAGCCCTTCTTCAACTACTGTTATTAAATGAAGAATAAGCGCTAAAAAATTATTAGAATAATGAAGAAAAAGAGGTGTCTAAAAGGGTAGAAAGCTATCCCTTTTAAGCACCTTATTTAATTCCTAGATGTTTTTTTGAAGGATAGGTCAAATATGGATAACTGCACAAAAGACTGATAGAACAGTAAAAATCAATTTCGTGTAAGCCATACTCAAAACAATCGGCTTTTATGAGTATGTCATTAGCTCAGAAACCATTCATATTAGAAGCATATTATACTTCCGTAGAAGTGTCGTGGTGTCTTCGGGCCTTTATAAGTAAGGCTGTTTTCTAAAAGATTGTTGTTCTTGACACAAAATATATAAACTGCGACATAGAATAGATTGATTTCCGCTCCGGACAGTCGCTTTCCGCGGGAGTCGACAATCATCCATTATAAAAATGAATAGCCATTGTTTGACTTCATCAATGTGATGAATTTACAAAGCACTAGACCAGCGAAGGAAATACACGTAGACTCCAGCGGGAAAGCGAAGACGTTGAGACCCCACAGTGAGCGCACTTTGCGAATGAGGAGGCTCAGCGCGAGCCCGCGGAAAGCGTAGTGTATTTCCGAAGCGGTAGGTGATGTCGCAGTTTATTTCAGCTGCGAAGATTAAAAGCAACAATACATACGAAAAGAGCCATAATTAAAAGTGAAATATTAAACATGGCTGATGCCTTCATAATTCTGAGCAAAGGGGATAATCACTTCGTCTTTTAATTATCTTTAAATTGTTCTTAATCGATCCATGATTGAGACCATTTTTCGATTTCCTTCATAAGTGGTTGTAAGGATACCCCTTTTTCAGTCAAAGAGTATTCAATTCGAACGGGTGTTTCAGGAAATACCTCTCTTTTAACAATTCCTTGTTTCTCTAAATCCTTTAATCTTTCGGACAGAAGTCTTCCGCTAATGCCAATTTCAGCTTCAATTGTGCAAAAACGTTGCTGCCCTGAAAGTAGCTGGTAAATGATCAATCCAGTCCATCGTTTACTTATAATATTCATTGCTTCTTCAAATCTTGGGCAGAGTTTAGAGTTGTTCAATTTTAATCACTCCTAATATGTATATCATATCATAAATTTCCGATAAAAAATAACTAGATTATTTAAAATAAATAACTTACTTGACAGAAATTATATATTAAAATACACTTACTTACATAAAGTAATTAACTAAATTAATTGCGTAACATTTTATTTGGTTAAGAATAAGGAGTGGAAGGTCAGTGTTAAAAAAGTACGAAATGGGTGCAATGCTTTTAAGAATCGTTTTAGGTTTTACTTTTTTTATTCATGGATTGGATAAATTTCAAGGAGGTATCAGTAATACAGCCGGATTCTTTGAAAGCTTAGGTATTCCGGGATTTTTGGCTTTTGTGGTAGCACTAATAGAATTAGTCGGTGGTATAGCGATGATATTAGGAATTGGAACACGGGTGGTTTCCGTTTTATTTGTTCTTATTATGGTTGGAGCGATTTTCATGGCAAAACTTCCATTAGGCTTTTTAGGAGATGG encodes the following:
- a CDS encoding helix-turn-helix domain-containing protein; this encodes MINMSLDVQEKNIFMEKFEKNIINDNESNIVFLKACLKLLEESPRFKIDSSKVNNYILSDPEKVRKLLSEIKERWAELASDDAYVEEVVTYKTGQLAKFFDVSQTAINKWIKEGRFIGIERAKEGQHIRIPETASYRNPAGKVIPLIKIIESYEREIQRERDLEESDLDLNEFDFLVYQSAELEEKYGGDFQLTLGAKPDEELTPEERSDKEVWKYFTMRLEHVRRESE
- a CDS encoding polysaccharide deacetylase family protein, encoding MVVNRYFKIIFVSVLIVALLGSSYWIGFAGDQGEVEVLQQDLAEAKIEVEELKQQVSQFDKVRDENDQLKSRLEDRESQVKDFEETIEELEEKIDLIENGLSTKEPEPDGSKKVFLTFDDGPTAITEDIVDTLNDYDVNGTFFTVGQRMEESPEISQRTYEEGNMILTHSYTHDYSIYESLDSFYEDLRLAEEAYENVLGFEAPQILRFPGGSSNHSSFNYGGEEFMTTLTEDIKDRGYHYIDWNVTSGDASDIYDQPDEMLKQIKATSADRDLVVPLFHDTARNEATAEILPEVIEFYKEEGYEFRTFADITDEELNEMMNKQIADKPVVR
- a CDS encoding alkaline phosphatase; amino-acid sequence: MLKKAMVAKLSVALLIIGLGVNEGWTQASPPGHAGKPGQPGPPDHAGPKEKVENVIYFIPDGYSAGYNVNYRHYKEDLGPVWDDFLTGMMTTHSKDNRITDSAAAGTAMATGVKTNNGFVSQTPDEENLETILEAADQAGKSTGLVATSTISHATPAVFASHVNSRNNQEEIARQYIDEGVVDVFLGGGLEYFLPESEGGRQEERHLVNEAIDQGYQFVENREELLEIEEGTILGLFADDAMKPELHREGTGQPSMAEMTSSAIDVLSQNDDGFFLMVEGSQIDWAGHANDAAWAMSDTAAFEEAVIDALEFADQDGETLIVIAGDHDTGGMTLGGYNSKGSDVEILHDVTATGDYMAGQLNSDRSNVTDVVEEYAAITLTNEEAQSIQQSDNPSLAINQTISDYAGVGWSTTSHTGIEVPIYAYGPGSDHFRGLIDNTDVPQTMAALLQLLLLNEE
- a CDS encoding winged helix-turn-helix transcriptional regulator, translated to MNNSKLCPRFEEAMNIISKRWTGLIIYQLLSGQQRFCTIEAEIGISGRLLSERLKDLEKQGIVKREVFPETPVRIEYSLTEKGVSLQPLMKEIEKWSQSWID
- a CDS encoding DoxX family protein translates to MLKKYEMGAMLLRIVLGFTFFIHGLDKFQGGISNTAGFFESLGIPGFLAFVVALIELVGGIAMILGIGTRVVSVLFVLIMVGAIFMAKLPLGFLGDGQMAGYELDVVLLTISVYLAIVNKSMFALDNVIFRSKQE